The genomic stretch GTGGTGCAGAGCGCTTGGGGCGGAATGCGCTTCGTGGACCTGCTGGCCGGTTACGATCGCGCCATCATCGTGGACGCGATCGAGTGGCGGCGGGGCCCCCCGGGCACCATCTACCGCCTCACCCCCGACGAAGCCATCCCGACCCTCCGGGCGGTCTCCTACCACGACGTCAGCCTGGGCACCGCCCTGGCCCTGGGCCGCACGCTCGACATCCCGCTGCCCACCGAGACCGTCTTTTTCGCCGTCGAAGCCCAGGAAACCCGCATGTTCGGCGAACAACTGACCCCTGCCGTTCGGGCAGCGCTGCCGGAGCTGGTCCGGCGCGTCGAGGCACAGCTAATGCAGTGGAAAGTGCTCGGGGTTCAGACATGCACGAAGCAGGCATCGCCCAGAACCTGATCGAGGCAGTCCAGCAGCGGCTCGCCTCCGAACCCGGCGCCCGCGTCGCGGCGATCCACGTCCGCGTCGGGGAGCTGTCCGGCGTCTCGACCGATGCCCTCGACTTCGCCTTCGAGTGCCTCGCGGCCTCGACTCCCCTGAGCGGTGCCAGGCTGGTGTTCGATCCGGTGCCGCTGGTGGTGGCGTGCGACGCGTGCGGGCAGGAGAGCCCGGTCGAGGATCTCGTCTTCCGCTGCGGCGTGTGCGGCTCGGAGCGCACCCGGATCGTGAGCGGGCGGGAGCTGGAGGTGCGGACGCTGGAGCTGGAGGACGAGACCGAGGTGGCGCATGCACGAGATTGACGTCAAGGCGGGGCTGCTGGCGCCGAACGACGCGGTGGCGCGCGAGAACCGGCACCTGTTGGCGGAGCACGGGATCTACGCGGTGAACCTGATGAGCGCCCCCGGGTCGGGGAAGACGTCGCTGCTGGAGCGCGTGCTGCCGGCGCTGGCCGTGCACCACCGGGTGGGCGTGGTCGAGGGCGACATCGTGGGCAGCTGTGACAAGGACCGGCTGGACCGGTTCGGCGGCCCCGTGCACCAGATCAACACGGGCGCCGCCTGTCACCTCGACGCGCGGATGGTGCACCACGTCCTGCATCACCTCGCGGAGGACGGCTGCGACGTGGTGGTGATCGAGAACGTGGGGAACCTGGTGTGTCCCGCGGAATTCGATCTCGGCGAGGACGACGCGGTGATGCTGCTCTCGGTGACGGAGGGGCACGACAAGCCCAAGAAGTACCCGCTGATGTTCCGGCGGGCCGATCTCGTCGTGGTGAACAAGGTGGACCTGCTGGACCGGACCGACTTCGATCCGCGCGCGGCCGCGCTCGCGGTGCACGACGTGCATCCCGGCGTCGCGATCGTGTCGACGTCGTGCCGGACCGGGGAGGGCGTCGGGGACGTGGTGGCCTGGCTCGAGCGGCGGATCGCGGCGAAGCACGCGGCGCGGCCGGCCTCCTCGGGGGTCGAGGCGCGGTGAGCGCACTCCTGGCGCCCCTCGCGCCGCGGCCGCTCGCCGCGCGCATCGTCGTCACGGGGGCGGTGCAGGGCACCGGATTTCGGCCGTTCATCTTCCGGCTGGCCGTGTCGCTGGGGCTGGCGGGGTCGGTGCGCAACACCTCGTACGGCGTGGTGATCGAGGTGGAGGGCCCGGAGGAGCGGGTGACCGAGCTGGCCCGCCGGCTGGAGGGCGAGGCGCCCCCGGCGGCGGTCGTGCGACGGGTCGACGTGGCGTGGGTGGAGCCGCAGGGGGCGGAGCGGTTCGCGATTCTCGAGAGCGAGACCGGCCCCGAGCCGGTGGTGGCGATGCTGCCCGATCTCGCCACGTGTCCCGACTGCCTGCGGGAGCTGAACGATCCGGACGATCGCCGCTACCGCTACCCCTTCCTCAACTGCACCGCGTGCGGCCCGCGGCTCTCGATCATCGAGGGGCTGCCCTACGACCGGCCGCTGACGGTGATGCGCGCGTTCGCCCTGTGTCCGGACTGCGCGGCCGAGTACGACGACCCGCGGGACCGGCGCTTCCACGCGCAGCCGGTGGCGTGCCCGCGGTGCGGCCCGCGCCTCGCGTTCGAGGGCCGGGACCGCGACGCGCCGCCCGGCGCGACCTACCCGCTCGAGGCGGCGGCCGCGGTCGTGCGCTCCGGCCGGATCCTCGCGCTCAAGGGGCTCGGTGGCTACCAGCTGATCGTGGACGCGCGCGACGGCGCCGCGGTGGCGCGGCTCCGGGCGCGCAAGGGGCGGGAAGCGAAGCCGTTCGCGGTGATGTTCCCGAGCCTCGACGCGGTGCGCCGCGCGGCCCGCGTCGGCGAGCGGGAGGCGGAACTGCTGACCTCGCCGTCGGCCCCGATCCTGCTGCTGCCGCTGGTGGACCGCGGCGCGGTGTCGCCGGAGACGGCGCCCGGCCTGCGCTCGGTGGGCGCGATGCTGCCGTACTCCCCGCTGCACCACCTCCTGCTCGCCCGGCTCGGGTTCCCGGTGGTGTGCACCAGCGGGAACTTCTCCGAGGAGCCGATGGCCGTCGAGGCGGACGACGCGCGCGCGCGGCTGGGCTCGATCGCGGACGCGTTCCTGCATCACGACCGCCCGGTCGCCCGCCACGTGGACGACTCCGTGGCCCGGGTGGTGGACGGCGAGCTGCTGGTCATCCGGCGCGCGCGAGGCTTCGCGCCGTTGCCGGTGGCGGTCACCGGCGACCTGCCCACGGTGCGCGCGCTCGGCGGCCACCTCAAGAACACCGTGGCCTGGAGCCAGCACGGGCAGATCGTCGCGAGCCAGCACATCGGTGATCTGGACCACCGGCTGTCGCTCGAGGCGCTCGGGCGCACCGTCCGGGACTACGAGCGCCTGTACGCGCTGCGCCCGGTGGCCGTCGCCTGCGATCTCCATCCCGACTACGCGACGACGCGCCTCGCCGAGGCGAGCGGGTTGCCGGTGATCCGGGTGCAGCACCACCACGCCCACGTCGCCGCGGCGATGGCCGAGCACGATCTCGCGGGCGAGGTGCTGGGCGTCGCGTGGGACGGCACGGGCCTCGGCACCGACGGCACGATCTGGGGCGGGGAGTTCCTCCGCGCCTCGGCCACCGGCTTCGTGAGGGTGGCGCGCCTGGCGACCTTCCGGCTTCCCGGCGGGGAGGCGGCGGCGCGCCAGCCGTGGCGGTCGGCCCTGGGCGTGCTGCACGAGACGATGGGCGAGGAGCTGTGGACGCTCGACCTGGCGCCGGTGGCGGAGGCGCGCGGCCGCCGCGAGGTCCTCGAGTCCCTGTTCCGGTCCCCGGGCGACGCGGTCCGCACCTCGAGCGCGGGCCGGCTGTTCGACGCGGTCGCGTCGCTGCTCGGCCTGCGCCAGGAGTCGCGGTACGAGGCCCAGGCGGCGATGCTGCTCGAGCAGATCGCCGCCCCGGTCACGGCGGGCGCGTACCCGTTCACGCTGCGCGAGGCGCCGGGCGGGACGGGCGACGCGCTCGTGGAGCTGGACTGGCGGCCCGTGGTGCGGGGACTGCTCGCCGATCTCGGTCGCGGCACCGCGGCCCCGGTGGTCGCCGGGCGGTTCCACCTGACGATGGCCCGGATGATCGGCGCCGCGGCCGAGTGGCTGGGCGTGAGCCGGGTGGTGCTCACCGGCGGCTGCTTCCAGAACGCCGCGCTGCTCTCGCTCGCCGCGCGGGAGCTGCGGGCCCGCCGGCTCACCGTGGTGGCGCACTGCCGCGTGCCGCCCAACGACGGCGGCCTGGCGATCGGGCAGGCCATGGTGGCGGCGCACCAGCTCCTCGAAGGCGGAGGGTAGCCGCATGTGCCTCGGCATCCCGGGCGAGATCCTCGAGACCCATGCCGGACCGGGCGGGCTCCGCTACGGCACCGTGCGGTTCGGCGGGGCGAGCCGCGACGTGTGCCTGGAGTACGTGCCCGAAGCCGCCGTCGGCGACTACGTGATCGTGCACGTGGGCCTGGCGCTGAGCCGGATCGCGCCCGAGGACGCCGAGGAGACCTTCCGGTACCTCGAGGAGATGCAGGAGCTGGCCGGACTGGACGGCGAGATGCAGGCGATCGAACGGTCGGAGGTGCCGTGAGGTACCTCGACGAGTACCGCGACGGGTCGGCGGCGCAGCGATACGCCGAGACCCTGCGCGCGATCGTCACCCGCCCCTGGACCCTGATGGAGGTGTGCGGCGGCCAGACGCACGCGATCGTGCGCTACGGCATCGACGAGATGCTGCCGCCCGGCGTCACGCTGGTGCACGGGCCCGGCTGCCCGGTCTGCGTCACGCCGGTGGACATCCTCGATCGCGCGTTCCGGATGGCCCGCCGGCCGGGGGTCGTGTTCACCTCGTTCGGGGACATGCTCCGGGTGCCGGGCACGAGCGACGACCTGCTGCACGTTCGGGCCGAGGGCGGCGACGTGCGCGTGGTCTACTCGCCGCTCGACGCCGTCGCGATCGCCGAGCGGGAGCCGGAACGCCAGGTGGTCTTCTTCGCGGTGGGTTTCGAGACCACGGCGCCGGCCAATGCTATGGCGGTCCAGCTCGCCGCGCGGAAGGGGCTGCGGAACTTCAGCCTCCTCGTGGCCCAGGTGCGGGTCCCTCCCGCGCTCGAGGCCATCCTGGCGGAGCCGGAGTGCCGGGTGCAGGCGTTCCTCGCCGCCGGCCACGTGTGCACGGTGATGGGCACGGCGGAGTACCGGCCGCTGGTCGAGCGGCACCGGGTGCCCGTGGTGGTGACGGGCTTCGAGCCGCTGGACCTGCTGCAGGGCGTGGCGATGGCGGTGCGCCAGCTGGAGGAGGGCCGCCACGAGGTGGAGATCCAGTACGCGCGGGTGGTGCGGCCGGACGGCAACGCGGTCGCGCGCCGCGCGATCGAGGAGGTCTTCGAGGTCACGGACCGCACCTGGCGCGGCCTCGGCCCGATCCCGCGCAGCGGGCTGGGCCTGAACGCGCGGTACGCCGAGTTCGACGCGGAGCGCCGGTTCCCGGACCACTCGCCGGCGGCCCGGGAGGACCCGGACTGCCGCGCCGGCCTGGTGCTGCAGGGGCGGCTCCGGCCGCAGGAGTGCCCCGCGTTCGGCACGCGGTGCACGCCGGAGCACCCGCTGGGTGCGCCGATGGTCTCCTCCGAGGGGGCGTGCGCGGCCTACTGGCTGTACCGCCGGCGGCGGGCCGCCGGCGCGGCGGCGACGGCGGTGGCGGGCTGATGGGCGGCGAGCTGGCGTGCCCGGTTCCGCTGCCCGCCGGCGGCCGCATCCTGCTCGCGCACGGCGGGGGCGGACGGCTGACGCGCGAGCTGGTGGAGCGGCTGTTCGTCCCGGCGTTCCGGAACGACGCGCTGGCGGCGCTGCACGATGCCGCCGTGTTCGACACGCCGGCCGCGAAGCTCGCGTTCACCACCGACAGCTTCGTGGTGCATCCGATGTTCTTCCCGGGCGGCGACGTCGGCACGCTGGCGGTGAACGGCACGGTCAACGACCTCGCGATGAGCGGCGCGCGGCCGCTGTATCTCAGCCTCGGGTTCATCCTCGAGGAAGGGCTGGCCATGGACGACCTGGCCCGCATCGTCGCGTCGATCGAGCGGGCCGCGCGCGAGGCGGGCGTCGTGGTGGTGGCGGGCGACACCAAGGTCGTCGAGCGCGGCAAGGGCGACGGCGTCTACATCACCAGCGCGGGCGTCGGCGCGGTGGTGGCGCGCCGGCCCGTGGCGCCGACGGAGGTGCGCCCCGGTGACGCGGTGCTGGTGAGCGGGACGATCGGCCAGCACGGCGTCGCGGTGATGGCGGTGCGCGACGGCCTCGCGTTCAGCTCCCCGATCGTCAGCGACTGCGCCAGCGTGGCCGCCCCGGCGCTCGCGCTGGTCGAGGCCGGCCTCGCCGTGCACTGCCTCCGCGACCCCACCCGCGGCGGCGTGGCGACGGTGCTGAACGAGATCGCGACCCAGGCCGCGTGCGAGATCTCGGTGCACGAGAGCGCGGTGCCGGTCGGCGAGGACGTGGCGGGCGCGTGCGAGGTGCTGGGCCTGGACCCGCTGTACGTGGCGTGCGAGGGGCGCTTCATCGCGTTCGTCGCGGCCGGCGACGCGGACGCGGCCCTGGTGCTGCTCCGCGCGCGGCCCGACACCGCGGCCGCTGCTCGCATCGGCACCGTGGCCGCCGGGGGCACGCCGGGGCTGGTGACGCTGAAGACGCGCGCCGGCGGCGAGCGGGTGCTGGACCTGCTGTCCGGGGAGCAGTTGCCGAGGATCTGTTAGCCGGTTGTGGGTTGTGGGTGGCAGGTGGTGGGACGTCGAGGCCGCGGTCGCGGCCTCTTCCTTAACCCAGGGTCTGCAACCCACCGACGGTCCGCTGCCCCCCTTTCGCCCGGCTCGGCGTCTCGACATCATCCACGGCCCCATGCCCACCGCCACGGCCGTCCCCGCCATCCGCTGTACCGGCCTCCACAAGCGCTACAAGGACGTGGTCGCCGTCTCGGGCCTCGACCTCGAGGTGCGTGCGGGCGAGTGCTTCGGCCTGCTGGGCCCCAACGGCGCCGGCAAGACCACCACGGTCGAGATGCTGGAGGGGCTGGTCCCCCCGGACGGCGGCGACATCCAGGTGCTGGGAATGCGGTGGGGGCACGACGAGCACGCGCTACGCGAGCGGCTGGGCGTCGCCCTCCAGGAGACGCGGCTCGCCGACCGGCTCAAGGTCGCCGAGGTGATCCGTTTGTTCCGCAGCTTCTACCGCCGCGGACGGACCGTCGAGCAGGTGCTCGAGGTCGTGGAGCTTGGCGAGAAGCGGGACGCCTGGGTGGAGAAGCTGTCGGGCGGCCAGCGTCAGCGCCTGGCGATCGCGTGCGCGCTGGTGGGCGATCCCGACATGCTGTTCCTGGACGAGCCGACCACGGGGCTGGACCCGCAGTCCCGGCGCCAGCTGTGGGACGTGGTGGCTGCGTTCAAGCGGCAGGGCGGGACCGTCGTGCTCACGACCCACTACATGGAAGAAGCGGAGCGGCTGTGCGACCGCGTGGCGGTGATGGATCACGGGCGGGTCATCGCCCTGGGCACGCCGCGGGAGCTGATCGCGTCGCTCGGCGCGGAGGAGGTGGTGGAGTTCGCCCTTCGCGACGGCGCGCCGGCGCCGGCCGAGGCGGTGCTGGCGGCCCTGCCGGGCGTGAAGGCCGTGCGCCGCGACGGACCGCGGTACGTCCTGACCGTGAGCGAGGTCCACCGCGCCGTGCCGGGGCTGCTGGGCGAGCTGCAGCGCCGTGACGTCGAGATGACGGAGCTGGTGACGCATCACGCGACGCTCGAGGACCTGTTCCTGAGTCTGACGGGGAGGCACCTGAGAGACGAGTGAGAAGTGAGAAGTGAGGGGTGAGAGGTTCAGGTGAGAAGTGAGAAGTGAGAAGTGGGAAGTGAACTGCGTGAGAAGTGAGGGAAGGGATGAGTGCAGTCGGTTCCGACAGCCCGCTGTGGCAACTGACGCTCGCCCGCTTCCGGGAGCAGCTCCGGCAGCCGGAGGTGCTCTTCTGGGTGTTCGCCTTTCCGCTGCTGCTGGCGGTGGCGCTGGGGCTCGCGTTCCGGAACCGGCCGCCGGAGGTGACCCGGGTCGGGATCGAGGCCGGGCCGGGCGCGGACTCCCTGGCGGCGCTGCTGGGTGCGGGCCGCGGCATCCAGGCCACCGTGCTGCCGGCGCCGCGCGCGGCCGAGCAGCTGCGCAAGGGCGGCATCGCGCTCGTGATCGTGCCGGGCGAGCCCATCGTGTACCGGTACGACTCGACGCGGGCCGAGAGCCGCACCGCCCGCCTGGTGGCCGACGACGCGCTGCAGCGCGCCCTGGGGCGCACGGACGTGCGGCGGGTCGCCGACCAGAGGGTGATGCAGAAGGGCTCGCGCTACATCGACTTCCTGATCCCGGGCCTGCTCGGCCTCAACCTCATGGGCACCGGCATGTGGGGCATGGGCTACGCAGTCGTGGACGCCCGCAAGCGCCGGCTCATCAAGCGGCTGCTCGCCTCGCCGATGCGCCGCAGCGAGTACCTGCTGTCGTTCATCGCGGCGCGCCTGGTGATGCTCGGGCCGGAGGTCGCGCTGCTCCTGGGCTTCGGCGCCCTCGTCTTCGGCGTCCCGTTCCGCGGCTCGGTGCTCACGCTCGCCGCGCTGGTGCTGATCGGCGCCATGTGCTTCGCGGGCCTCGGCCTGCTCACGGCCAGCCGGGCACGGACCGTCGAGATGGTGTCGGGGCTGATGAACCTGATCATGCTGCCGA from Gemmatimonadales bacterium encodes the following:
- a CDS encoding hydrogenase maturation protease; this translates as MAADGTAERVVVVGLGNPLLTDDAVGVRAAEILAERLAATPVDVVQSAWGGMRFVDLLAGYDRAIIVDAIEWRRGPPGTIYRLTPDEAIPTLRAVSYHDVSLGTALALGRTLDIPLPTETVFFAVEAQETRMFGEQLTPAVRAALPELVRRVEAQLMQWKVLGVQTCTKQASPRT
- a CDS encoding hydrogenase maturation nickel metallochaperone HypA — protein: MHEAGIAQNLIEAVQQRLASEPGARVAAIHVRVGELSGVSTDALDFAFECLAASTPLSGARLVFDPVPLVVACDACGQESPVEDLVFRCGVCGSERTRIVSGRELEVRTLELEDETEVAHARD
- the hypB gene encoding hydrogenase nickel incorporation protein HypB: MHEIDVKAGLLAPNDAVARENRHLLAEHGIYAVNLMSAPGSGKTSLLERVLPALAVHHRVGVVEGDIVGSCDKDRLDRFGGPVHQINTGAACHLDARMVHHVLHHLAEDGCDVVVIENVGNLVCPAEFDLGEDDAVMLLSVTEGHDKPKKYPLMFRRADLVVVNKVDLLDRTDFDPRAAALAVHDVHPGVAIVSTSCRTGEGVGDVVAWLERRIAAKHAARPASSGVEAR
- the hypF gene encoding carbamoyltransferase HypF; its protein translation is MSALLAPLAPRPLAARIVVTGAVQGTGFRPFIFRLAVSLGLAGSVRNTSYGVVIEVEGPEERVTELARRLEGEAPPAAVVRRVDVAWVEPQGAERFAILESETGPEPVVAMLPDLATCPDCLRELNDPDDRRYRYPFLNCTACGPRLSIIEGLPYDRPLTVMRAFALCPDCAAEYDDPRDRRFHAQPVACPRCGPRLAFEGRDRDAPPGATYPLEAAAAVVRSGRILALKGLGGYQLIVDARDGAAVARLRARKGREAKPFAVMFPSLDAVRRAARVGEREAELLTSPSAPILLLPLVDRGAVSPETAPGLRSVGAMLPYSPLHHLLLARLGFPVVCTSGNFSEEPMAVEADDARARLGSIADAFLHHDRPVARHVDDSVARVVDGELLVIRRARGFAPLPVAVTGDLPTVRALGGHLKNTVAWSQHGQIVASQHIGDLDHRLSLEALGRTVRDYERLYALRPVAVACDLHPDYATTRLAEASGLPVIRVQHHHAHVAAAMAEHDLAGEVLGVAWDGTGLGTDGTIWGGEFLRASATGFVRVARLATFRLPGGEAAARQPWRSALGVLHETMGEELWTLDLAPVAEARGRREVLESLFRSPGDAVRTSSAGRLFDAVASLLGLRQESRYEAQAAMLLEQIAAPVTAGAYPFTLREAPGGTGDALVELDWRPVVRGLLADLGRGTAAPVVAGRFHLTMARMIGAAAEWLGVSRVVLTGGCFQNAALLSLAARELRARRLTVVAHCRVPPNDGGLAIGQAMVAAHQLLEGGG
- a CDS encoding HypC/HybG/HupF family hydrogenase formation chaperone, translating into MCLGIPGEILETHAGPGGLRYGTVRFGGASRDVCLEYVPEAAVGDYVIVHVGLALSRIAPEDAEETFRYLEEMQELAGLDGEMQAIERSEVP
- the hypD gene encoding hydrogenase formation protein HypD — its product is MRYLDEYRDGSAAQRYAETLRAIVTRPWTLMEVCGGQTHAIVRYGIDEMLPPGVTLVHGPGCPVCVTPVDILDRAFRMARRPGVVFTSFGDMLRVPGTSDDLLHVRAEGGDVRVVYSPLDAVAIAEREPERQVVFFAVGFETTAPANAMAVQLAARKGLRNFSLLVAQVRVPPALEAILAEPECRVQAFLAAGHVCTVMGTAEYRPLVERHRVPVVVTGFEPLDLLQGVAMAVRQLEEGRHEVEIQYARVVRPDGNAVARRAIEEVFEVTDRTWRGLGPIPRSGLGLNARYAEFDAERRFPDHSPAAREDPDCRAGLVLQGRLRPQECPAFGTRCTPEHPLGAPMVSSEGACAAYWLYRRRRAAGAAATAVAG
- the hypE gene encoding hydrogenase expression/formation protein HypE gives rise to the protein MGGELACPVPLPAGGRILLAHGGGGRLTRELVERLFVPAFRNDALAALHDAAVFDTPAAKLAFTTDSFVVHPMFFPGGDVGTLAVNGTVNDLAMSGARPLYLSLGFILEEGLAMDDLARIVASIERAAREAGVVVVAGDTKVVERGKGDGVYITSAGVGAVVARRPVAPTEVRPGDAVLVSGTIGQHGVAVMAVRDGLAFSSPIVSDCASVAAPALALVEAGLAVHCLRDPTRGGVATVLNEIATQAACEISVHESAVPVGEDVAGACEVLGLDPLYVACEGRFIAFVAAGDADAALVLLRARPDTAAAARIGTVAAGGTPGLVTLKTRAGGERVLDLLSGEQLPRIC
- a CDS encoding ABC transporter ATP-binding protein — translated: MPTATAVPAIRCTGLHKRYKDVVAVSGLDLEVRAGECFGLLGPNGAGKTTTVEMLEGLVPPDGGDIQVLGMRWGHDEHALRERLGVALQETRLADRLKVAEVIRLFRSFYRRGRTVEQVLEVVELGEKRDAWVEKLSGGQRQRLAIACALVGDPDMLFLDEPTTGLDPQSRRQLWDVVAAFKRQGGTVVLTTHYMEEAERLCDRVAVMDHGRVIALGTPRELIASLGAEEVVEFALRDGAPAPAEAVLAALPGVKAVRRDGPRYVLTVSEVHRAVPGLLGELQRRDVEMTELVTHHATLEDLFLSLTGRHLRDE
- a CDS encoding ABC transporter permease, whose translation is MSAVGSDSPLWQLTLARFREQLRQPEVLFWVFAFPLLLAVALGLAFRNRPPEVTRVGIEAGPGADSLAALLGAGRGIQATVLPAPRAAEQLRKGGIALVIVPGEPIVYRYDSTRAESRTARLVADDALQRALGRTDVRRVADQRVMQKGSRYIDFLIPGLLGLNLMGTGMWGMGYAVVDARKRRLIKRLLASPMRRSEYLLSFIAARLVMLGPEVALLLGFGALVFGVPFRGSVLTLAALVLIGAMCFAGLGLLTASRARTVEMVSGLMNLIMLPMWVLSGVFFSSSNFPAAMQPLIKALPLTALNDALRAVILDGASLAAVAGPTAVCAAWGAVAFAVALKIFRWL